A single genomic interval of Candidatus Thermoplasmatota archaeon harbors:
- a CDS encoding DUF1328 domain-containing protein codes for MALPAIALGQVLPGGLLSLAILFLVLALVAYILGAGGVAGFSMDIAKILIIVFIVLAVLAFIGNAL; via the coding sequence ATGGCCCTTCCCGCCATTGCGCTCGGTCAAGTCCTGCCGGGCGGTCTCCTGAGCCTCGCGATCCTGTTCCTCGTGCTCGCCCTCGTCGCCTACATCCTGGGCGCAGGCGGCGTCGCGGGGTTCTCGATGGACATCGCCAAGATCCTGATCATCGTGTTCATCGTTCTCGCGGTGCTGGCGTTCATCGGCAACGCCTTGTGA
- a CDS encoding LON peptidase substrate-binding domain-containing protein — protein MTERIPLFPLDAVVFPGEAFPLHVFEERYLVMLEDCETKGLPVGVALARPEGEVEHPPVEVGTACRIMASEKLPDGRRIVLTAGEHRFRVRGVVSDRLYQEADVEWLDEPLGDMDAAERAESRVRRELARIGAEPVAEDAEGPIETSYAVAAALEAPATLRQRLLESESAEERLELEEAILRQLAPDE, from the coding sequence GTGACCGAGCGCATCCCCCTCTTCCCGCTCGACGCCGTTGTCTTCCCGGGCGAGGCCTTCCCGCTCCACGTGTTCGAGGAGCGGTACCTCGTCATGCTGGAGGACTGCGAGACGAAGGGTCTCCCCGTGGGCGTCGCGCTCGCCCGGCCGGAAGGCGAGGTCGAGCATCCGCCCGTCGAGGTCGGCACCGCGTGCCGCATCATGGCGAGCGAGAAGCTGCCGGACGGCCGCCGCATCGTGCTCACGGCGGGCGAGCACCGCTTCCGCGTGCGCGGCGTCGTGAGCGACCGCCTCTATCAGGAGGCGGACGTCGAATGGCTCGACGAGCCGCTCGGGGACATGGACGCGGCCGAGCGGGCGGAATCGCGCGTGCGGCGCGAGCTCGCCCGCATCGGCGCGGAACCCGTCGCGGAGGACGCGGAGGGTCCGATCGAGACGTCGTACGCGGTCGCGGCGGCGCTCGAGGCCCCCGCGACGCTGCGCCAGCGGCTCCTCGAATCGGAGAGCGCGGAGGAGCGGCTCGAGCTGGAGGAGGCGATCCTCCGGCAGCTTGCGCCGGACGAGTGA
- a CDS encoding type II toxin-antitoxin system VapC family toxin, which produces MIDVALDASVGIRIVADDEDGHDAALDAYDRLVTSGFNPIACDLYVYEVGNALSRSRSKRGRAERLLEACELVEVHALDPDGLMRALAWTERGKLTFYDAAHLALAESRGALLWTEDQEILRRSPEAAVDTEGLLLRLG; this is translated from the coding sequence ATGATTGACGTCGCGCTCGACGCGAGCGTGGGCATCCGAATCGTCGCCGACGACGAGGACGGGCACGACGCCGCGCTTGATGCCTACGATCGTCTCGTCACGAGCGGATTCAACCCCATCGCTTGCGACCTCTACGTGTACGAAGTCGGGAACGCCCTGTCGCGCAGCCGATCGAAAAGAGGGCGCGCGGAACGACTACTCGAAGCATGCGAACTGGTCGAAGTCCATGCGCTCGACCCCGATGGGCTGATGCGGGCCTTAGCCTGGACGGAGCGCGGGAAACTCACCTTCTACGACGCCGCGCACCTCGCGCTCGCCGAAAGCCGCGGAGCCCTCCTCTGGACAGAAGACCAGGAAATCCTGCGGCGCTCTCCCGAAGCCGCCGTCGACACCGAGGGCTTGCTGCTGCGGCTCGGTTGA